The genomic stretch CGGCGCGGTGCTCCTGCAGACAGCCGTGTACTGCGGCGTGCCCGCGGCCAACTCGGCGTTCGCCACGGCGCAGCGGGTGCTGGCGGAGGAAGAAGACTGAACCCCCGCCCCGGTCACTCCAGTTGGACCCCCGCCCCAGTCACTCCCGCAGAGCCCCCGTGGCCAGCATCTCCTCCGCCCTCGCCACCAGGCCGTCGGCGCCGCACAGCCGCGCCAGGGTCAGACCCCGGCTGAGTTCCGCGGTGGAGCGGGACGCGATGCCGTACTCGATCCGAGCGGCCGCGTGTTCGTACTGGCAGGGCGAGGCGTCCAGGAAGGTGACCGCCTGCGCAGCGAGCCGCACCGCGCGCTGACCGGTCTCCAGAGCGGCGGCGCAGCGCAGGGCCTCACCGATGGCCGTGTCGGTGCCGAAGCGCTCGGCGTGCCGACGGACGTCGGTGGCCAGTTGGGCGGCCCGCGCCGGGTCCTCGGTGGCGAGAGCGCGGGCGAGGTCGACGGCCCAGGGCACCATGACGGTGTTGTGGTGTCCGCGGGCGGTGGCCGCCTTCTCGGCCTCCTCCAGTTCGTTGATGCCGTCCTTGGTGCGGCCGACGGCGAGCAGCAGCCGGCCGCGCACCGAGCGCGGGTCGGGCAGCACGATGGTGGACGGGTACGGCGGGGCGAAGCCGTACTGCTCGGCCACCTCCCAGGCCTCCTCGACATGGCCGCGGGCCAGCAGGGTGTCGACGAGGTTGCAGGTGGCGGACCAGTACAGCGGCAGCCCGCGGCCCACGCGCTCGGCCAGCCGCAGCGATTCGCGCAGCGACTTCTCCGCCTCCCGCAACCGGCCCCGCCTGCGGTGGCCGAAACCGACGTAGGCATGGGCCAGGGCGAGATGGCCGCCGCTCCAGCCCGCCGACTCGTATGCCCGCAGCGCCTCGGTGTAGAGGGCTTCGGCGCGGTCGAGCCGGTCCGTGTAGGCGTACGCGTTGGCCAGCATCATCAGCAGCTCGATGCCCCACTCGGGGTCGGTCCAGCCGAGGCCGGGCGCGAGGCGGCCGTTGACGAGGGCGCGGTCGCACAGTTCCGCGACCTCCTCGGCGTTCTCGCCGCGGGCCATGGCGTCGAAGCCGCGCAGGATGAGCAGGGCGCGCTCGGAGTTGTCGCGGCCGGTGCAGGAACGGGCGAGTTCGGCGAGTGTCTCGGAGCGCTCGGGCGAGGTGGCCTCGCCCGCGTAGATGCCCTCCCACATGAACTGCACGGCCTGCAGACGCAGTCGGGCGGGCCCGGACTCGTGCCGGGCGGCCTCCGCCTCGACCGTGCGGACGGCCTCCTCCAACTGGTCGTTGTGGAGCAGGGCTTGGGAGAGCCGATAGACGGCGTCCACCCGCTCGGTGCCGTCGAGTCCGGGCATCGCGAGCGCGCTGCGCAGATGGCTGATGGTGGTGGCCGGTGCGGTCAGCAGGGCGGCGCAGCCCAGTTCGTACAGGACGTGCGGGTGGATCTCCGGCCGGGGCGGCTCGCGCAGCGCTCGCTCCAGACAGCGGCGGGCCGCGTCCGGGGGGGGCGCCGACGGCGAGATGTTCCTGGGCGGCGGAGCGCAGTTGGCCCACGAGTTCGGCGTCGTCGTCCGGATGGACCTCCAGCAGATGCCGGGAGGCGGCCGCCGGGCCGCGCCCGGAGTCGGTGACCACGCGGGCGGCGATGCCGTGCATGGCGGTGCACAGGGCGGGCGGGATGGAGTTGTAGACGGCGGTGGCGATCAGCGGGTGGACGAACTCCAGGTCGCCCTCCTCCGCCGGGGCCGCCGCCGGGTCGGGGGCGGTGAGAATACGGGCGGTGCGCAGGAGTTCGGCGCAGCGGACCGCGTCGTCGCGGCTCATGGTGGCGAGCTGGGCGACCTGGTCGACGGTGATCCCGGCGCCGAGGATGGCGGCCGCCCAGGCGAACCGGGTGGCCTCGATGCCGAGTCCCTCCAGGCGGGCGACGAGACCGCCCCCGCGGGCCGAGCGGTTCAGGGCGCGCAGTTCGGCCGCGGAGGACTCGACCGGTTCCATCTCGCTGTCCTGCACCTTGGCGAGCAGCTCGACGGTCTCGTAGGGATTGCCCGCGGTGACGGCCCAGACCTCGCGGCAGAACGCGGCGTCGGCGTGCCCGCCGAGGGTCGCGCGGGTGAGGCCCGCGGTGGCGTCCGGGGTCAGCGCGCTCAGCGTGGCGACGGGGCGGCTCGCCGTGGCGGCCACCGCGTCGAGGTGGCGGGCGCTCTCGCCGCGTACGTCGCCGGGCCTGCGGGCCACCACGACCAGCACGGACAGGTCGGCGAGGCGCTCGGCGAAGGCGGCGAGCCAGCGCAGGGTCTCCTGGTCGGCCCAGTGGGCGTCGTCGATGAGCAGCACCAGCGGCCAGTCGCGCCGTGCGAGCCGTCGTACGGCCGCCACCAGGCCGTCGCACACGCCCTGCGGGTCGGCGCGGCGATCGCCGGGGTCCGCTATGCCGAGGGCGGGGCCCGCGATGTCGTACCAGTCGCCGAGGTACTCGCGGGCCTCCTCGGGCAGCAGGGACACCAGCGCGGGCTGGAGCAAGTGCCGTACCACGTAGAAGGGAACGGACTTCAGGGCCTCGCCGCCGCGGGCCGACCACACGTGGCAGCCGCGCGCCTCGGCGATCCGTCGCGTTTCGGCCAGCAGGGCAGTCTTGCCGAGGCCGGCTTCGCCCCGGATGACCAACAGGCTTCCCGAGGAGGACCGGTCGGCGCAGAGGGTGTCCACCGCCCGTCGCACGGCGGCGACTTCGGACTCGCGCTCCCACAGGGAAGCCGAGGCGGCCGCTGTGGGCCGTACCTCCGTCATCCCGCTACCTCCCCAAGTCGCCCGAACGACGTACAGGCATCGAGCGTAGTCCTCCGGCCGCACGGTTGGAGGGCGGTCCGGGGAGCTGTTGCCGTGACGGGTGACGGAGTGTTCGGGAAGATGACAACCGGGCCGGCCGGTCGGGTCCGGAGCCCTCTCATCCGGCTTTCACCGATGCCTCATACGGTGGGGGCATGACGCAGGTGACTCCTCCCGGGTGGTATCCCGACCCGGGGCAGACAAGTGACGGTCCCGCCACCGAGCGCTGGTGGGACGGCAAGGCATGGACGGACCGGACCCGCCCCGTGGGATCGGCCGCCGCATGGGGTCCGCCGGCGCCTTCGCCGGCCGCCGGGACTCCACCGGCATATCCGGCCCAAGCGGAATTTCCGACCCAGCCGGGCTATCCCGGCCAGCCGGGGTATCCGGTCCATCCCGGGTATCAGGGGTATCCGACGCCTCCGCCCGCCGGTCAGCGGCGCGGGCTGCGGAGGGGCATAGCCGTGGCGGTGGCCGCCGCGGTCCTCGCGAGCATCGGGGTGGGCGTGTACGTCCTCGCCGACAGCGGGGGTTCGGACGGCGGCTCCGCCAACTCCCGGCCGGGGCAGGGCAGTCCCTTCGGCGACGGCGGGTCCGGGGGTTCCGGTGACTCGGGTGGCTCTGGCGGCTCCGGTGGTTCCGATGGGCCGTCCCCGAGTCCGGAGGGATCCGAGGCGCCGCGGATCGAGAGCGGTTCGGTGACGGACGCGATCAGCGGGATCAGCCTGCCGGTGCCGGACGGCTGGTACGGCCAGGAGATCACCGCGGGCGCGTCGGTGACGTCGGACGAGACGTACAAGTGCCCCGACGACACCTCTTCGACCTGCACCAAGGGCGGCGCCTACTCGGCACCGGCGAGCCTGCTCGGCACCACCGGCACGAGCGCCGAGGAGGTGGCGAAGGCGGACATCGAGAAGAACGCCGAACAGTCCTACGGCGAGGGCTACGGCGGGATCACCTCGCACGACGTACTCGCCTCCAAGGCCGTGACCGTGGCCGGGCAGAAGGGCTACCTGGTGCGCTGGAAGGCGATCACCGCCAAGGGCGCCGACGGCTACGTCGAGTCCCTCGCCTTCCCCTCCCCCGCGGACTCCGGCCAGATCGTGGTGGTCCGCTTCGGTGTCGACGTCGGCGAGCAGCAGTCCGTCATCGACGAGATCACCGAGGGCATCGAGGTCGCGTCCGGCGGGGGCAACGGCCAGGACGTCTGAGGCCCCCGGAAACCATGCGGCCGGGTGGGGCACCTCTCCGCTGAAGAGGGACCCCACCCGGCCGGGGGGTGCGCGCCGCCCCCGTCCCCACGGTGCGGCGCGTGCAGGTCACCGTCCAGTCATCCCGCGGACGGCGGCCTGAGCTCTATTTCAGGCCCGGCCTCGTGTCAGGCCCAGCTTCATTTCAGCCCCAGTGCGGGCAGTACCGCGGCCTCCACGAACCGGAGCAGATAGTCGGGGTCGGCGAACTCGCCCTCCAGGACCGGCCGGGCCCGCAGCACGCCGAAGATCTGCGCGGCGACGTACGGCAGCGCGGGATGGTCGGCGGCGACCTCTCCGCGCTCGACCCCACGCTGGATGATCTTCCGGAGCGCGGCCAGCTCCGGCTCGACGAGCGCCTCGCGCAGCGCCCGCTGGAGTTCGGGGTCCTGGGTGACCGCGTGCCCGAAGGCCTGGAGCAGGATCGTGGTGTCGCCGGACAGGTCGCCCGCCGCCCGGCCCGCCGCGCGCAGGTCCCCCGCGAGCGTCCCGGTGTCGATTCCGCCGAAGCGCGGACACCTGCTGGCCCGCAGGGCCGCCGCGACGAACTGGGGCTTGGTCTTCCACTGCCGGTAGAGCGTGGACTTGCTGCACCGCGTGCTCGCGGCGATGCCCTCCATGGTGACGGCGTCGTATCCGCACTCACGGATCTGGTCGAGGACGGCGTCGAAGAACTCCTGCTCACGCTCGGGCGTGATCTTGGAGCGGCGCGAGGCGGCGACCGTCTCCGGTCCGTCCGCGGCCTGCGACGTCATCGGCACTTCTCCTCGGCTCGGGGCTTCCAGTGTGGCCTATGTCAATCGATACGCCAGTGTACCGGTACCCGGCCGTATCGGTACACTGCCGTATCGGTACAGTGGCGTTTCGGTACTCGCCCGTATCGATGAGTTAGGCACGCTCGCGGAGTCACCAGCTCCGTGGGCCGCCGCCCGCACCACCCACGCACCACCGTCAGCGAAAGGGCCGGGGGATGAATGCCCGCACCGAGCCTGCACCAGCGAAGTCGGACGCCGTAGCGCGTCCGCCGCTCGTCCGAGAGCTCCTGCTCGTCGCAGGGCTCTTCCTCGTCTACAAGTTCGGCCGACAGCTGGCCACCGGTCACACCGGTGAGGCCTTCCGCAACGCGGACCGCGTGTGGGACCTGGAACGAGCCGTCCATCTGCCCGGCGAGGGCTCGGTGCAGTCGGTGCTGCTGCACGGCGACACCCTGGTCCATGTCGCGAACACCTACTACGCGACCGTCCACTTCCCGGCCACCGTGGCCTTCCTGGTCTGGCTCTACCTGCGGCGCCCCACGCACTACGTGTGGGCCCGCCGGGTACTGGCCACGGTCACCACGGTCGCTCTGGTCGGCCACCTGCTCTTCCCGCTGGCCCCGCCCCGGATGCTCGCCGCGACCGGCCTGGTGGACACCGCGCGGGTGTACGGACCCTCCGTTTACGGCCCGCCCTCCAGCGACCACCTGTCGAACCAGTTCGCGGCGATGCCCTCGCTGCACTTCGGCTGGGCCCTGATGGTGGCGATCGGCCTGATCGTCGCCACCCGCTCCCGCTGGCGCTGGCTGTGGCTGCTCCACCCCGTGCTGACCCTGCTGGTGATCGTGGGGACGGCCAACCACTACTGGCTCGACGCGATCGTGGCGGGCGTACTGCTCGCACTCACGCTCGCCGTCATTCACCTGCCGCACCGCACCCGGACCACCGCGGGACGCGGCACCGAACACCTCGTACCGGCCGAAGTACCCGTTGACGAACCGACTCTCGTGGGAGCGGGCCGATGAACGCCACACTGCTCGCGGTAGTGCTGTCCCTGTTCTCCGCCGTCGCCTACGCGGCCGCCGCCGTCGCCCAGGAGCGGCTCGCCTCCCGGACCCCCGGGAACGGTGTCCTGCGGCTGCTGGGCTCGGCGGCCTGGTGGTCGACCGTCGGGCTCAACGCCACCGGCGCGCTGCTGCACGTCGTGGCCCTGAAGTACGGGCCGCTCACCGTCGTGCAGCCGCTCGGCGCGCTCACGCTGGTCGCCGCCGTACCGCTGGGCGCGCGGGTCGCGGGGCGCCGGGTCAGCGCCGTCGAGTGGCGGGGCACCGCCCTCACCCTCCTCGGCCTCGCGGCGATCCTCGTCACGGCGTCCGGGCACGCCCCCGACGATGTGCTGAGCGTGTCCGAGGCGGTGGCGGTCGCCGGAGTCACCTCGGTGCTGATCGCCGTGTTGGGGCGGCCGGGCAGGCGGCGGGGCCTGCGGCACGCGACCGCGTCCGGGGTCGCCTCCGGAGTGGCCTCGGCGCTCACCCAGACCGTCACGGTGGCCGCGACGGACCGCTCGGGATCGCTGCTGAGCATGCAGGTGATCGGGGTGGCTCTGGTCGTCGCGGCCTTCGCGGCGGGCGGACTGCTGCTGTCGCAGTCGGCCTACCAGGACGGCCTGGACGCCCCGCTCGCCCTGGTCACCCTGTCCAATCCGGTGGCCGCCGCGCTGATCGGGCTCGCCCTGCTGGGCGAACGCCTCCAGGGCGGTGCGGCCGGCGTGCTGCTGGCGCTGGCGGGCGCGGGAGTCGCGGCCCGGGGTGTGGTGCTGCTCACCCGGGCGGCACCCGCCACCGAGGACGACCACCCCGTGGCCGCCGTGCTGGCCCTGGAGCCGGGGACGGCGTCGGTGGAACCGGCGCTGGTCACCCGGCCCCAGCGCGAGGCCGGGCTGATGCCCCGGCAGCCGGAGCCGGGGCATCTCACGCCACTGTGACCGCGTAGCGACCCGGCGTCAGTCCACGACGATCGCCGGGTCGCTCACCCCGGGACGCCCGTTCTCGACGTGCCCGGCGAACCTCCGCAGGAACGCCGGGTCGGCGTCGGAGGTGACCGTCAGGTCGTACCAGCGCCGGCTCGCCGCGAGGTCGACGGTGTGCCGGACGGTGGCGCCGGGTCGCACGGTGAAGGTCCGAGCCCGACCGCCGTACCCATTGCTGACCTTCAGCCGGACACTCGTCTCCCCCTTGTTCGTGAAGGTGAGCCGCACGTCGTCGCCGATGTGCCGGGCGGTGACCTCGGGCCCGGCGGTCTTGTTCGGGCCCTTGAAGACGCGCAGGAAGCCGTTGGGCCCGTGCACGGTCAGGTCGTACGAGCCGTTCGAGTACGCCGAGTTCCAGGTGTCGGCGATGTTCTTGCCGGCCTCGGTGGTGTACGTCCACGGCCCGTCGGTGCGGTTGCCGGAGGTGACCAGGAAGGCGGCGCCCGCGTGGGCGCCGGAGGCGAAGGTCAGCGTGAACTTGCCGGCCGCCGCGTCCACCGAGCCGTCCGTGTACGGGGAGTACTTCAGCGGGCGGGCGGGACGCAGACCGCGCTCCTGGCGGGGCATGTCCGGGTCGGCGGGCGGCGTCGGCTTGTAGTCGGGGTGCCGCTCGCGGTCCTGCGGCTCGTACTCGTCCGTCTCCGGCAGGGCGGCCGGGCGGCTGTCCTTGCGGGAGAAGTCGAAGGCCGAGGTGAGATCGCCGCAGACGGTACGGCGCCACGGAGAGATGTTGGTCTCCTGCACCCCGAACCGGCGCTCCATGAACTGGAGGATCGAGGTGTGGTCGAGAGTCTCGGAGCAGACGTAACCGCCCTTGCTCCACGGCGAGACCACCAGCATCGGCACACGCGGGCCTAGGCCGTAGGCACCGGCCGGGCGCCTGCTGTCACCGGGGTAGAGGTCGAGCGCGACATCGACGGTGGACTTGCCCCGGGAGGCGTCCTTCGGCGGCAGCGGCGGCACCAGGTGGTCGAAGAAGCCGTCGTTCTCGTCGTACGTGATGAACAGGGCCGTCCTGGACCAGACCTCCGGGTTGGAGGTGAGCGCGTCCAGGACCTGGGCGATGTACCAGGCGCCGTAGTTGGAGGGCCAGTTGGAGTGCTCGGAGAACGCTTCCGGGGAGGCGATCCAGGAGATCTGCGGCAGCGTCCCGGCCTTGACGTCGGCCCGGAGCCGGTCGAAGTAGCCGTCGCCGTTCTTGACGTCGGTGCCGCTACGGGCCTTGTCGTACCAGGGCTCGCCGGGCTGGGCGTTGCGGTACTTGTCGAAGTACAGCAGGGAGTTGTCGCCGTAGTTGCCGCGGTAGGCGTCGGCGATCCAGCCCCAGGACCCGGCGGCGTCGAGCCCGTCACCGATGTCCTGATAGATCTTCCAGGAGATCCCGGCCTCTTCGAGCCGCTCCGGGTAGGTGGTCCACCCGTACCCCAACTCGTCGTTGCCGAGGACGGGCCCGCCACCCTGGCCGTCGTTCCCCGTGTAACCCGACCACATGTAGTAGCGGTTCGGGTCGGTGGAGCCGATGAACGAGCAGTGGTAGGCGTCGCAGACGGTGAAGGCGTCGGCGAGGGCGTAGTGGAACGGGATGTCCTCGCGGGTCAGGTACGCCATCGTCGTGGTGCCCTTCGCCGGGACCCACTTGTCGTACTTGCCGCCGTTGTACGCCTGCTGACCGTCGGTCCAGCCGTGCGGCAGCCCCTCCAGGAACTGCATGCCGAGGTCGTCGGCGGTCGGATGGAAGGGCAGCAGCTCCTTGGTGCCGTCGGACTGGTGCCAGACCGACTTGCCGCTGTCCAGCCGCGCCGGGTGCGGGTCGCCGAAGCCGCGAACGCCTCTCAGCTTGCCGAAGTAGTGGTCGAACGAACGGTTCTCCTGCATCAGGACGACAATGTGCTCGACGTCCTCGATCGACCCCGTGCGGTGGTTCGCCGGGATGGCGGCGGCACGCTGGATGCTGCTCGACAGTGCGGTGAACGCCGAGGTGGCGCCCGCGAGTTGGAGGAATCTGCGCCGGTTGACATCGGGCATGAGTGAGGGACCTCTCCCCTTGAGGGTGTTCGACCGGACGGAGCCGTTTGACGGATTGCGCGCGGAAGGAGTGTTCCAAGAGCACCAAACGTCAGGGAAGGGTCTGGTGGCTGCTGTGTGAAAGTCGGCGGTACGGGGGGTGCCGGGGGATCTTGTGCCGGGACTCATCCACCGGTGCCGGGGTGGGACAGCCGCTGAATGCGCGCGTGACGTCGACCGGCGTGGTGGGCCAGGGCGCGGTCGAGATCCTCGGGCGTGGTGTCCAGGCGGCTGCCCTCGATGGAGATCAGGCGCAGGCCGCCGTATTCCTGCCGGTAGGGCCACCACATGAAGCGGGGCGGCCGGGCGCCGGGTCTGAGCCACATCACCAAGGAGTGCCGGACGGCGGGGTGTTGGGTGGCGATGATGCCGACGCTCTCTATGTCGCCCCAGGGGACACGGAGGGTGCGGGCGCGGAGGCCGGAGCAGGTGAGGGTGAGACCGGCCGCTCCGATGCGAAGGGCCACTCGATGACGGTTCGTCAAAAAGTAGGCGGCCAAGCCGAACAGGGGCACATTGGCGAGCACGAGCGACTGGAACGCGGCGAGCAGCACCGGAATTTCCCGATCGTCGGCCCAGAAGGTCAGAGCCATCAGTGGCGCGACGAGGAACGCGCAGAGGACCATCGCCGTGCCCTTCGACCGCAGCCCTTTGAAGGTCGTCCCTTCGTCGGACGTTCGCGGCACGCGTGGCACCTCGTACCGTGTGGGCCGTAGCCAGTCCCGGCCCGGTGGCGCGAGTTGCCCGTCCCCGGCGAACCTTTCGAGAGCCGTGTGCAACTCACGCTGGTCGACGGCGAGTTCAGGAAGCGTGCACACGGTGACGCAGCCAATGGTGAGCCGGGGCAGATAGAACGCGGAGCGGTCGACCGGTTCCGGTGCGGTGGCCCGGTTGAGCGGGCGCAAGGCCAGCAGGCCGAGCCGGTCGAGGCCGCCGGGCCAGCTGACGACACCGATCCGCTCTATCTCGGACCAGGCGTAGACGATCTCGGTCTCCGCACTGCTGAGCGCCACACCGGCCGCGCTGATCACCAGCCGGACCGGGTGGGCGATCCGTGAGACAGCGAACCAGGTCACCGAGCATGCGGTGACCGAGAGCGCGAGGGACGGCAGCCCGAGCCCCAGACGGAGGGGGCCGGTCAGCAGGTCCTTGGGGAACGCGGCGTACGCGAACAGCGCGGAGAGCACCGCGATGGTGATGAAGTAGCCCCGCGCCGCGGAGAAGACCGCCACCGTGTCCTCGTCGGGTGCGGGCGGACCGAGCGGTGCGTTGCTGGGGGTCCAGGCCGAGCCCGCGGTTCGCGCGAGGGCTTTCTCCACGGCGGCGGGTGGAGCGTCGAGGTGGCTCAGGCCGGCGAAACGCAGAGCGCCTCTTCTGCTGTCCCACCGAGGGCCGGGGGCACCGCGTTTGGCGGTTTCGACCAGGACGCCCGGTTTCGGCTTCAGCATGAGCGTGTAGCGGGTGCCTCTCAGGCGCCCGCCCCTGGCGACCGCGATGGACACCCTGCTCACCCGGTGCCACGGGTAGTAGAAGTGCTGGTCCTTGCTGTAGCGCACCTCGATCCCGTCCGGGCCGATGATCAGCGTGTAGCCGCTGGGCAGCACTCGGCCCAGCGTGCCGAACAGCAGGACCATCGCGGCTATCGCGCCGCCCGTGACCAGCCCGGCCGGGGAGAGCGGCTCCATCGTCTCCCCGTCCTGGGGACCGAACCGGACTCCGACCCAGCCGATGCCCAACATCCCCGAGGCAGCGACGGGCCACTCCAATAGACGCCGACGCCAGACCTCGGGCTGCAGCCGGGTCACGGGCACCGGGCCCCCGTCCTTCACGGCAACAGGCCGCTCAGCGGCATCCCCTCCCTCCACCGCCCGGTTCCGCACCAGCGCCAACGCCGCGTGCCCGTCCGACCCCTGCTGCCGTGGGCTCGGCATGGACCGCGCCTGCAGCGCCGCCGCCAACGGCTCGAACAGAGCACTCAGCGGCAGCAGTTCGGGGCCGCCCGGCAGACCGTCGCGCAGGAGCTGGATGAGTTCGCCGGTGAACGCGGTGTAGCGGTCCGTCGGCGGCGCGAACGACTTCAGGTCACCGGAGGAGGAGGTGAGCAGATACGTCCCCCGGATCTCCAGAGGCTCCTCTCCGCCTCCCACGTCGCCCATCATCGAGTCCAGCACCCAACCGCTCTGACAGCAGTCCAGAATGAGGATCCTGTTCCGGCAGGGCGCGGTCTCGAAGATCTCCCGGATCGCCTGGAACGGCACCGTCGTCCAGCGCAGGTCGTTCTGGTCGGTGCCGCTGAGCGCCAGATGCAGCTCGCTGTAGTCGTGGTTGTGGATGCCGTGCCCGGAGAAGTACACCAGCAGCGTGTCGGGGGCGTCGGCCGCCGCCTCGCGGATCGTGCGGCACACTCCGCGCGGGTCGGAGGAATCCTGTACGACGGTGCACCGGCCCGGGAGGAACGCGCCCGAGTCCGCGGTGAGCAGCTCCGACAGCACCTCCAGGTTGTTCCGGACGGCGAGAAGGGGCTTGAGGTCCGGGCTGTCGTAGGAGGAGGTGCCGATGAGGACCGCCCGTGACCCTCGGGGATCCGGCAGCCTGGACCTCACGGCTGTGGCGGGTTCAGGTGGTCCCGCAAGGCCTCCTCCAGCAGGGCCCGCGCATCCTCGGCCGAGTCGGCGGTGACCTTGGCGCTGCGGCCGTCGGCCAGGGTGATCTCCACGGAGGTCGGCGACCGGCGGGCCGTGAGCAGGGCGGGGAGCGTGGTGATGAGGGCGGTGAGAGCGCCCCCGCTCCCGATCCCGACGAGCAGCAGCTCAAGACCGCTGCCCATCTCCCCGTTCTCGGCCTCACCGCGCACGACGTCCACATACCCGCGCAGCTCGGGCCGCTGGGTCAACTGCTTCCGGATCGCGACGAAATCGGCACCCGTCGTCTCCGCCCCGGTCTCGTCGATCAGCCGCAGCGTCACCTTCATGGCGTGTCGCCTCCCCCGTTGTGCAGTGCGGGGGTCAAGTGTGCATGACGGGAAGGGCAGTTGTCTCATGATCACAGCGGCTCGGGCAGCAGTGCGAAAGGCACCTCGCCGACCCGCTTCCGCGAGGCGGAAGAAGTATTGCGGCGCCCCACCGCCCTTCCGGACGATGCCACCACCGCACACAGACGGGAGCCGCAACTATGCCGCACATGACCGCCTTCGCCAGGAACCAGTGGTACAGCTAGCGCATCTTTCTGACCTGCGCTTGTGTGGAGGCGATGAGGCTGCGACCTGCCAAGACGGGTTTCAGAGGCGGGGCCAGACGCGCGAAGGCCTCCAGGATGGCCGTCCTGGAGGCCTTGGCCGCACCGATGGGAGGTCGGTCCCGGACACCACCCGTGGTTTTAGCGGGCCTGGATGGCGTCCACGTCTTTGCGAGACGACCCCACCGTGCCACACAGCGCCTATCCGACGTACCTCCAGCAGGAGCACTCCCACCCGTCCGGCCCGTTGGGCCTCTCCCACCTGCCCTCGGCGCAGCCCATCTCGTCCTCCTCGGGGACCTCACCGGCCGCTACGCCGCCGGTAGTTGCAGCAGGCTCGCCTCCGACGGCCGGGCCGTGGTGCTGCGTGGGAACCGCCGGGGCGCTGCCGAGCACGGGCACCGGATCACTGCGGCCATCGCCTGTCACGTGGCCCGTATCGGCGGCACCGTCGACCAGTTGACCCGGCTCCTGCTGCATCCGGAGCATGAGGGTGCCAGGCATGCCCGGAGCATTGCGCTGTGCTCGGGCGAGTCACGTGCGCTCCACTACATCCGCCGGGTGTGGTCCAGTGCCTCGGAAGCGGTCAGCACCAGCAGGACGCTGGGCTCCCGACACGAGGCGCACGAGGTGCTCGCCGCGCTGCGCGACCGCATCGAGACCACACTGGCGCGGGGAGCGGGGACGCACTCCTTGGCCGGCGCCACGGTGTCCTTGGAAGCGAGGATCATGAGCAGCGGCGCGGTGATGCGCTCGGCGTAGGGGCCCGCCCGCGATCTCGGCGAAGTGCGGGTGCGCCCGCAGTACCCGCAGCGCGGTCCGCGAGATGTTCGGGAGGGTTCCCGAACCCAAGAAACTCATCGAGTACGAGGGCCAGCACTACGAGATCCTCTCGAATCACCTGCCCGAGATCGTCTCCCGCAGCGCAGGGTGGCGCGCTCTGACCCTGAATCGCTGAATACACCCTCAGGACACACTCGTCCGTTTCCGTTCCCGCCCAGCCGACCGTCGTGGAAGCGCCGAGTCCCCGCGCAGAAGGCGGCTGGAGCGGCAGGTGCCGCCTGTGGCCCGGGGCCGAGCCCGCGGCACCTCCGCTCCAGCCCACGGCGAGGCGCCGGGCTCCCATCGTGATCAGAGCCCGCCAGGATTACCGAGACGGAAACCCCGACGTCACCTCGGCAGAAATGGCCGGGCCCTCGACGCGGCGCGGCGTATCCCCTGGGGACGCTTCCCTGGGCGGGCGGCGGCCGGAAGGTGACTTTGTCAGCGGTGAAGCGCGCGTCGAGTGTGGTCGTCGTCACGGCGACCGATCGCAGGTGCAGCCCCCCAGGGATGCTGCGCAGGACAACGGGCTCTGCCAGCACCCTGTCGAGCACAGCTCGCCCGGGAGGGGGCAGATGTCCCTGGGTGGCGCGGACCTCCGCGAACGCGATGCGGTTGTCGGAGAGGACCGA from Streptomyces davaonensis JCM 4913 encodes the following:
- a CDS encoding DUF2510 domain-containing protein gives rise to the protein MTQVTPPGWYPDPGQTSDGPATERWWDGKAWTDRTRPVGSAAAWGPPAPSPAAGTPPAYPAQAEFPTQPGYPGQPGYPVHPGYQGYPTPPPAGQRRGLRRGIAVAVAAAVLASIGVGVYVLADSGGSDGGSANSRPGQGSPFGDGGSGGSGDSGGSGGSGGSDGPSPSPEGSEAPRIESGSVTDAISGISLPVPDGWYGQEITAGASVTSDETYKCPDDTSSTCTKGGAYSAPASLLGTTGTSAEEVAKADIEKNAEQSYGEGYGGITSHDVLASKAVTVAGQKGYLVRWKAITAKGADGYVESLAFPSPADSGQIVVVRFGVDVGEQQSVIDEITEGIEVASGGGNGQDV
- a CDS encoding TetR/AcrR family transcriptional regulator, producing MTSQAADGPETVAASRRSKITPEREQEFFDAVLDQIRECGYDAVTMEGIAASTRCSKSTLYRQWKTKPQFVAAALRASRCPRFGGIDTGTLAGDLRAAGRAAGDLSGDTTILLQAFGHAVTQDPELQRALREALVEPELAALRKIIQRGVERGEVAADHPALPYVAAQIFGVLRARPVLEGEFADPDYLLRFVEAAVLPALGLK
- a CDS encoding phosphatase PAP2 family protein translates to MNARTEPAPAKSDAVARPPLVRELLLVAGLFLVYKFGRQLATGHTGEAFRNADRVWDLERAVHLPGEGSVQSVLLHGDTLVHVANTYYATVHFPATVAFLVWLYLRRPTHYVWARRVLATVTTVALVGHLLFPLAPPRMLAATGLVDTARVYGPSVYGPPSSDHLSNQFAAMPSLHFGWALMVAIGLIVATRSRWRWLWLLHPVLTLLVIVGTANHYWLDAIVAGVLLALTLAVIHLPHRTRTTAGRGTEHLVPAEVPVDEPTLVGAGR
- a CDS encoding DMT family protein; amino-acid sequence: MNATLLAVVLSLFSAVAYAAAAVAQERLASRTPGNGVLRLLGSAAWWSTVGLNATGALLHVVALKYGPLTVVQPLGALTLVAAVPLGARVAGRRVSAVEWRGTALTLLGLAAILVTASGHAPDDVLSVSEAVAVAGVTSVLIAVLGRPGRRRGLRHATASGVASGVASALTQTVTVAATDRSGSLLSMQVIGVALVVAAFAAGGLLLSQSAYQDGLDAPLALVTLSNPVAAALIGLALLGERLQGGAAGVLLALAGAGVAARGVVLLTRAAPATEDDHPVAAVLALEPGTASVEPALVTRPQREAGLMPRQPEPGHLTPL
- a CDS encoding phosphocholine-specific phospholipase C, with the translated sequence MPDVNRRRFLQLAGATSAFTALSSSIQRAAAIPANHRTGSIEDVEHIVVLMQENRSFDHYFGKLRGVRGFGDPHPARLDSGKSVWHQSDGTKELLPFHPTADDLGMQFLEGLPHGWTDGQQAYNGGKYDKWVPAKGTTTMAYLTREDIPFHYALADAFTVCDAYHCSFIGSTDPNRYYMWSGYTGNDGQGGGPVLGNDELGYGWTTYPERLEEAGISWKIYQDIGDGLDAAGSWGWIADAYRGNYGDNSLLYFDKYRNAQPGEPWYDKARSGTDVKNGDGYFDRLRADVKAGTLPQISWIASPEAFSEHSNWPSNYGAWYIAQVLDALTSNPEVWSRTALFITYDENDGFFDHLVPPLPPKDASRGKSTVDVALDLYPGDSRRPAGAYGLGPRVPMLVVSPWSKGGYVCSETLDHTSILQFMERRFGVQETNISPWRRTVCGDLTSAFDFSRKDSRPAALPETDEYEPQDRERHPDYKPTPPADPDMPRQERGLRPARPLKYSPYTDGSVDAAAGKFTLTFASGAHAGAAFLVTSGNRTDGPWTYTTEAGKNIADTWNSAYSNGSYDLTVHGPNGFLRVFKGPNKTAGPEVTARHIGDDVRLTFTNKGETSVRLKVSNGYGGRARTFTVRPGATVRHTVDLAASRRWYDLTVTSDADPAFLRRFAGHVENGRPGVSDPAIVVD